One stretch of Cygnus olor isolate bCygOlo1 chromosome 1, bCygOlo1.pri.v2, whole genome shotgun sequence DNA includes these proteins:
- the CREBL2 gene encoding cAMP-responsive element-binding protein-like 2 yields MDDSKVVGGKVKKPGKRGRKPAKIDLKAKLERSRQSARECRARKKLRYQYLEELVSSRERAICALREELEMYKQWCMAMDQGKIPSEIKALLTGEEQGKAQQNSTKLAKAGKTEANSSNP; encoded by the exons GTGGTTGGAGGCAAAGTAAAGAAGCCAGGCAAGCGAGGTCGTAAACCAGCAAAAATAGACTTGAAGGCAAAACTTGAAAGAAGTCGTCAGAGTGCAAGAGAGTGCAGAGCCAGGAAGAAGCTGAGGTACCAGTACCTGGAAGAGCTGGTTTCAAGCCGAGAGCGAGCCATCTGTGCTCTCAGAGAAGAGCTTGAAATG TACAAGCAGTGGTGCATGGCAATGGACCAAGGGAAAATCCCCTCTGAAATAAAAGCCCTACTAactggagaggagcagggcaaagcacagcagaactCAACCAAACTTGCCAAGGCTGGGAAGAcagaagcaaacagcagcaatcCCT GA